The Rattus rattus isolate New Zealand chromosome 1, Rrattus_CSIRO_v1, whole genome shotgun sequence genome includes a region encoding these proteins:
- the LOC116905838 gene encoding nascent polypeptide-associated complex subunit alpha, muscle-specific form-like, whose translation MSSALNVTAAPGQPGSPSPSSLGPQQSPLVTDAHQSSPLPSSLPSTPFEVPFAQPETAVPSGAAPPAPTFLPHLIGPPISPAALALASPMIGPAQKGARSSSAPLSLVALAPRSIQKSSVCPPHPLTLPPSAAGAESGALTSLTASIPLLESKASTSQVPSQGTPSLKGTTPCPPDVVSAFPSHLENPLASVQPGLTSCPQTLSITSPVKGVPISSALTQSLLSLDLRGPVSSPPQSTVTPSIPPAPSASLGSPRPLLHHSSLDSPVQPPGQSGLTVNTTISVDHPSVAASYPPERSAVSPLPSRHELAADSGAAPSVDKGSSAVTKETCSSSGSANEAGTSLSPAAPLTPKSSNAALQPSVTQVPPPPPPQKPGLKETSVSCIRAMHPALDNPSTLSVAPATHVSPPASSGLIKSEDPASPVSSLAVPAAHKPFPAPSVSTTLGVPVSPLPASEGLQNLPISVNAGAPVSPAQAGLPIRKDTTVQTLAPVALKESPSSQSASSLEVLSEDTKKTTGGPAPVVQPAIATGAPTTLDSPPAGYVNPNPVSQPLKSSVTAPAMAPFLSESCDSKGLVPRTAKDTFPSTNSPLVPLASEGCPVAPSMALSHQNASVSVTTAKSVPFPAPPSAGVSFSSAKKVDVVSQMESSDYSQEGHPNASVSSQTKRTASKKGSFPSDVSPGNVSSPHCSLEASFLPEAGLSFQGPKGASIGPTETSVSSKKTPAEILPSPQKTPTATASRLTSAVQSPKLDPTVSDVIPATVVPRDTSASLSLKSVPAVTSLSSQKAPAAPSPNEALIAPTEIPTSLKNALATTAPKETLATSTPKVASTAPVVTSPSPQKTPKSVSPKGAPAITSKKAKEIAASKEVSTSQFPKEAPLLTHAAPTSPPKSPATDQLNGALTSPSPKVAPATLVESPTSPKKAPKTAAPKETPVTPSLEGVTAVPLEINPCPKKAPPKLQPPKESSVTLSSKRTPKSAVSKEIPSNEVTAVPLEISLPLKETSKSAIPVEKSTSSSKRSPKTVAPKETLPEEVRAVPLEVSLPPKEMPQNAGPRETPPEGVIAVPLEIPPTPKKAPKTSVPKQIPVTPSPKDAFTTLAESPPSPKKAPTTAAPKEVPAAPSVGIAAVSEISPSPKKTSKTAVPKEDSATSFPKRSLKTATPKENSTSSPKRSPKIEAPKETLATSPEGVTAIPLEIPPSPTAPASKRVPVTPSPKGASNTLAESSASPKKAPKTAAPKETSTPSPQKVPKMSGPKETPATPPSKKSPKTVAPKETSAPSEGVTALPLKVPPSPRKAPKTAVPKETPAPSPEGVTTALVQIPPSPRKVKRTSSKETPTTPSPEGVTAAPLEIPLTSKKNPKMASPKEMLVTPSSKKVSQTVDPKETPPEGVTAVPLEIPPSPKKTPKTVVPKQVPVTPSPKDAPTTLAESPPSPKKAPTTAAPPSERVTTAPPEKPATPQKASATVASKVLVPAETLEVAVSPKETHPSSHKKTPKTVDLKEGPAALPPSPTKSPKISSSKKAQNTSAPIEFPASSSIKAVTTSLAQTVPCVQKAPSTIAPQENSAAPVAIPVSNKSPAAPTTANASVALAAASLSPTPQVKISSSKKTPATSAPQTAPKEATTIPSGKKAPATETSNETSTTPSLKGAPKETSEISVSKGVLTSTVNSSSPKKVPSSKRASTLPATTLPSIKEASVLSPVPTSSTKDSHTYPVSTACSTATTTPQASEKLPAKKEPAALTEVPAAPAPESALSITAPIQKVPRTKRNSASPPKCPDPSAKKDTKGLLSAVALAPQTVPVEKNSSKPIEVLPLCPAKGSDSVHSPKGPMESQVATPQAAFTSDKVLPKAVSKSVAPKPTLAASLTLAPSPVPPLPPKQPFLQSAPESVLESPSKLPVPADEDELPPLIPPEAVSGGVPFQPILVNMPTPKPAGIPAPAPSAKQPVLKNNKGICLGLLCAWCVAHTPLGLPTSTN comes from the coding sequence ATGTCTTCAGCCTTGAATGTTACTGCTGCTCCAGGGCAGCCTggatctccctctccttcctccctgggcCCCCAGCAAAGCCCTCTAGTGACTGATGCCCATCAGTCTTCTCCACTCCCCTCTAgtcttccctccaccccctttGAAGTTCCTTTTGCCCAGCCAGAAACTGCTGTGCCCTCAGGAGCTGCCCCTCCCGCCCCAACTTTCCTGCCACACCTGATAGGGCCTCCTATCTCCCCAGCTGCCTTAGCTTTGGCCTCTCCCATGATAGGTCCAGCTCAGAAAGGTGCCCGttcctcctctgctcccttgTCTCTGGTGGCATTGGCTCCTCGCTCTATTCAGAAGAGCTCTGTGTGTCCCCCTCACCCTCTCACCTTAcctccatcagctgctggagcAGAGTCAGGGGCATTGACATCTCTGACAGCTTCCATCCCTCTCTTAGAATCAAAGGCTTCTACCAGTCAAGTTCCCTCTCAGGGAACCCCGAGTCTGAAAGGCACTACCCCGTGTCCTCCAGATGTAGTCAGTGCTTTTCCTTCCCACCTTGAAAACCCCCTGGCCTCTGTTCAGCCTGGTTTAACATCCTGTCCTCAAACACTGTCCATCACTTCCCCAGTTAAAGGTGTTCCCATTTCCTCAGCTCTGACACAAAGTCTGCTAAGCCTTGACCTGAGGGGACCTGTTAGTTCACCACCTCAGAGCACTGTAACTCCCAGCATCCCCCCAGCACCCTCAGCTTCCCTGGGTTCTCCTCGTCCACTTCTACATCACAGTTCTTTGGATTCTCCTGTCCAGCCTCCAGGTCAGTCAGGTCTTACAGTGAACACCACCATTTCTGTAGATCATCCTTCTGTTGCAGCCTCTTACCCACCTGAGCGATCGgcagtttctcctcttccttccagacATGAGCTGGCTGCTGATTCTGGGGCAGCTCCATCTGTTGACAAAGGCTCCTCAGCTGTTACTAAGGAAACCTGCAGCTCTTCTGGCTCTGCAAATGAGGCTGGTACTTCATTGTCTCCTGCAGCCCCTCTCACTCCCAAAAGTTCTAATGCTGCTCTGCAGCCCTCGGTGACtcaggttcctcctcctcctcctcctcaaaaaCCTGGCTTAAAAGAaacttctgtctcttgtattagAGCCATGCACCCTGCACTGGATAACCCTTCTACCCTGTCTGTAGCACCTGCCACTCATGTGTCTCCTCCAGCTTCATCGGGTCTTATAAAAAGTGAAGACCCAGCGTCCCCTGTTTCTTCACTTGCAGTACCTGCTGCTCACAAGCCGTTTCCTGCCCCTTCAGTGTCAACTACTCTAGGGGTACCTGTGTCTCCTCTGCCAGCCTCTGAAGGCCTTCAAAATCTTCCGATTTCAGTAAATGCAGGAGCCCCTGTTTCTCCAGCCCAGGCAGGGCTTCCTATCAGAAAAGATACTACTGTACAAACCTTGGCCCCAGTAGCACTTAAAGAGTCTCCCTCTTCTCAAAGCGCATCTTCTTTAGAGGTGCTTTCAGAAGACACAAAGAAGACTACAGGAGGGCCTGCCCCTGTGGTGCAACCAGCCATTGCTACTGGTGCTCCTACTACCCTGGACTCCCCACCTGCCGGCTATGTGAACCCAAACCCTGTCAGTCAGCCTCTCAAAAGTTCTGTCACTGCCCCAGCAATGGctccatttctttcagaaagtTGTGATTCTAAAGGGCTGGTCCCTAGAACTGCCAAAGATACCTTTCCTTCTACTAATTCACCTCTGGTTCCTTTAGCCTCTGAAGGCTGTCCTGTGGCTCCATCTATGGCTTTGTCCCACCAGaatgcttctgtttctgtgactaCTGCTAAGTCTGTACcctttcctgctcctccctcagcTGGAGTTTCTTTTTCCAGTGCAAAGAAAGTTGATGTTGTCTCTCAGATGGAGTCTTCAGACTACTCTCAAGAAGGGCACCCAAATGCTTCTGTGTCTTCTCAGACTAAACGGACTGCATCCAAAAAGGGTTCTTTTCCCTCAGATGTTTCTCCTGGAAATGTTTCCTCTCCTCATTGTTCACTTGAGGCTTCTTTTCTCCCAGAGGCAGGTCTTTCTTTTCAAGGCCCTAAAGGCGCCTCTATTGGTCCCACAGAAACTTCTGTATCCTCCAAAAAGACCCCAGCAGAAATTCTTCCTTCCCCCCAAAAGACACCAACGGCTACAGCTTCCAGACTGACCTCAGCAGTCCAGTCTCCTAAACTGGACCCTACTGTATCAGATGTGATTCCAGCAACTGTAGTCCCCAGAGATACTTCTGCAAGCCTGTCTCTCAAAAGTGTCCCAGCTGTGACTTCTCTGTCTTCCCAAAAGGCCCCTGCAGCCCCATCTCCTAACGAAGCCCTCATTGCTCCTACAGAGATTCCCACCTCCCTCAAAAATGCCCTAGCAACTACAGCCCCGAAAGAGACTTTAGCAACCTCAACTCCCAAAGTTGCCTCTACTGCCCCAGTTGTGACTTCTCCCTCCCCACAGAAGACTCCAAAATCCGTATCTCCTAAGGGTGCCCCCGCTATCACCtctaaaaaggcaaaagaaattgCAGCCTCCAAAGAAGTGTCAACATCCCAGTTTCCCAAAGAGGCCCCTCTTCTAACACATGCAGCTCCTACCTCCCCACCAAAGTCCCCAGCCACTGACCAACTCAATGGGGCTCTAACAAGCCCATCCCCCAAAGTTGCCCCTGCTACCCTAGTTGAGAGTCCTACCTCTCCTAAAAAGGCCCCCAAAACTGCAGCCCCCAAAGAAACTCCAGTGACTCCATCTCTTGAAGGGGTCACAGCTGTACCACTGGAGATTAATCCTTGCCCCAAAAAGGCCCCCCCAAAACTTCAACCCCCCAAAGAAAGTTCAGTGACTCTATCTTCCAAAAGAACCCCTAAAAGTGCAGTTTCTAAAGAAATTCCTTCTAACGAAGTCACAGCTGTGCCATTGGAGATTTCTCTGCCTCTAAAAGAGACCTCCAAAAGTGCAATACCTGTTGAAAAGTCAACCTCATCCTCAAAAAGGTCCCCCAAAACTGTAGCCCCCAAAGAAACTCTGCCTGAAGAGGTCAGAGCTGTGCCTCTGGAGGTTTCTCTGCCTCCAAAAGAGATGCCTCAAAATGCAGGCCCCAGAGAAACTCCACCTGAAGGGGTCATAGCTGTGCCATTGGAGATTCCTCCTACCCCAAAAAAGGCCCCCAAAACTTCAGTCCCTAAACAGATTCCTGTAACCCCATCTCCCAAAGATGCCTTTACTACCCTAGCTGAaagtcctccctcccccaaaaaggCACCCACAACTGCAGCCCCCAAAGAAGTTCCAGCAGCCCCATCAGTGGGGATCGCAGCTGTATCAGAGATTTCTCCCTCCCCAAAAAAGACCTCAAAAACTGCAGTCCCCAAAGAAGATTCAGCAACCTCATTCCCCAAAAGGTCCCTCAAAACTGCAACTCCCAAAGAAAATTCAACTTCATCCCCAAAAAGGTCCCCCAAAATTGAAGCCCCCAAAGAAACTCTAGCCACGTCTCCTGAGGGGGTTACAGCTATACCACTGGAGATTCCTCCTTCCCCCACAGCTCCGGCCTCCAAACGGGTTCCTGTGACCCCATCTCCCAAAGGTGCCTCTAATACCctagctgagagttctgcctcCCCTAAAAAAGCCCCTAAAACTGCAGCCCCCAAAGAAACCTCAACTCCATCCCCCCAAAAAGTTCCCAAAATGTCAGGTCCCAAAGAGACTCCAGCAACCCCACCTTCCAAAAAGAGCCCCAAAACTGTAGCCCCCAAAGAAACTTCAGCACCTTCTGAGGGGGTCACAGCTTTACCACTGaaggttcctccctcccccagaaaGGCCCCCAAAACTGCAGTCCCCAAAGAAACTCCAGCCCCATCTCCTGAAGGGGTCACCACTGCACTAGTGcagattcctccctcccccaggaaGGTCAAGAGAACAAGCTCCAAAGAAACACCCACAACCCCATCTCCTGAAGGAGTTACAGCTGCACCACTAGAAATTCCCTTAACTTCCAAAAAGAACCCCAAAATGGCAAGCCCCAAAGAAATGCTAGTAACCCCATCTTCCAAAAAGGTTTCCCAAACTGTAGATCCCAAAGAAACTCCACCTGAAGGGGTCACAGCTGTGCCACTGGAGATTCCTCCTTCCCCCAAAAAGACTCCCAAAACTGTAGTCCCTAAACAGGTTCCTGTAACCCCATCTCCTAAAGATGCCCCTACTACTCTAGCAGAaagtcctccctcccccaaaaaggCACCCACAACTGCAGCCCCACCCTCTGAAAGGGTCACCACTGCACCACCAGAGAAGCCTGCCACCCCACAGAAGGCCTCAGCGACCgtagcctccaaagtgctggtcCCTGCTGAGACACTGGAAGTTGCTGTCTCCCCCAAAGAGACTCATCCCTCCTCCCATAAAAAGACCCCAAAGACTGTAGATCTCAAAGAAGGTCcagcagccctccctccctcccccacaaagaGCCCCAAAATTTCATCTTCCAAAAAGGCACAAAACACTTCTGCCCCTATCGAGTTTCCAGCAAGCTCTTCTATTAAAGCTGTCACCACCTCACTGGCACAGACGGTTCCCTGTGTGCAAAAGGCTCCATCAACAATAGCCCCCCAGGAGAATTCAGCTGCCCCAGTTGCTATTCCTGTCTCCAACAAAAGCCCAGCAGCCCCAACTACTGCAAATGCTTCTGTTGCCCTAGCTGCCGCTTCCCTTTCCCCAACTCCCCAAGTCAAGATTTCTTCTTCCAAAAAGACCCCAGCTACTTCAGCTCCTCAAACAGCTCCAAAAGAGGCCACAACCATCCCATCTGGTAAAAAGGCTCCAGCCACTGAGACCTCCAATGAGACTTCAACAACTCCATCTCTCAAAGGGGCCCCCAAAGAGACCTCAGAAATTTCAGTGTCCAAAGGAGTTCTCACGTCCACAGTCAACTCTTCCTCTCCTAAAAAGGTCCCATCCTCCAAAAGGGCCTCTACTCTCCCAGCTACAACTCTTCCCTCTATTAAAGAGGCCTCTGTTCTCTCACCCGTCCCTACTTCTTCCACAAAAGACTCCCACACTTACCCAGTGTCCACAGCTTGTAGCACAGCAACTACTACCCCTCAGGCATCTGAAAAGCTCCCAGCAAAGAAAGAACCTGCAGCTCTCACAGAAGTGCCTGCTGCACCTGCTCCAGAAAGTGCTTTGTCCATCACTGCTCCCATTCAGAAAGTCCCAAGAACCAAGCGCAATTCTGCTTCGCCTCCTAAGTGCCCAGATCCCTCTGCTAAGAAAGATACAAAGGGCCTCCTTTCTGCGGTAGCTCTAGCCCCTCAGACAGTCCCTGTTGAGAAAAACTCTTCAAAACCTATAGAAGTTCTGCCTCTTTGCCCTGCAAAAGGCAGCGATTCTGTTCATTCCCCAAAGGGACCCATGGAGTCTCAGGTAGCTACTCCTCAGGCAGCATTTACCTCTGACAAAGTCCTTCCAAAAGCTGTGTCTAAGTCTGTGGCTCCAAAGCCTACCCTAGCAGCTTCCCTGACTCTTGCTCCCTCCCCAGttccccctctgcctcctaagcagCCATTTCTTCAATCGGCACCTGAGTCCGTGCTGGAATCACCCTCTAAGCTCCCAGTCCCTGCAGATGAGGATGAGCTGCCGCCTCTGATTCCCCCGGAAGCAGTCTCTGGGGGAGTGCCTTTCCAGCCGATCCTGGTCAACATGCCCACCCCTAAACCTGCTGGGatccctgccccagccccctCTGCCAAGCAGCCTGTTCTGAAGAACAACAAGGGTATTTGCCTTGGTTtgctgtgtgcatggtgtgttgCCCACACCCCTCTTGGGCTCCCCACCAGTACTAACTAG